A section of the Primulina eburnea isolate SZY01 chromosome 1, ASM2296580v1, whole genome shotgun sequence genome encodes:
- the LOC140807152 gene encoding G-type lectin S-receptor-like serine/threonine-protein kinase At5g35370: protein MGSSATTATVAWSSFLLTSSSNPRIAIIFLFCALFPSALSGTVPSSITPNFTATYYHYIDSSGAFLVSRNGSFEARIINPKPENRIFYLLVVHVSSGVIIWSANRNTPISESSEFRFSSDGMTLFNDQKIPIWSTPQNLAPVSSLQLIESGNLVMLDGANKTVWESFDFPTDVIVAGQRLNVGESLVASYQDGDPAEGIYSFVVGNSDAMLQWNGMNYWELSMTANAARNTNWAVEYMVMNYTGVYLMGKNGTQVVIRIALYSSDDVVDDPSAFRIMKLDYSGVLSVLKFSGGSSKQEFKAPDDSCRIPVTCGKLGYCTNGGICQCAPGFHSDPRTNNRICVPTDGSLALPGPCNGSQPNITNIKYSPLGVDVDYFSNDFSNPVLHYSNLTACMNLCSGNCSCLGFFYSQGSGSCYVIENQIGSMITKSSSPTDEDRLGYIKTILVGTQIGVTESKKSDFPVLAAILLPSSVVMAIAVVALLIWLRRRRIKRWSISTNSKLGRGNPMSAEEEMDFVSIPGLPVRFGYEELVIATENFKTQIGSGGFGTVYKGTLEDGTDVAVKKITCLGARGAQEFLTEIAVIGNIHHINLVRLKGFCAHGGQKFLVYEYMDRGSLDGTLFRGEPVMEWKERYEIALGTAKGLAYLHTGCEHKIIHCDVKPENILLHDKSQVKISDFGLSKLLSPEESNWFTTLRGTRGYLAPEWLTSSAISDKTDVYSYGMVLLEIIRGKKNSSPQTRSANSRTDSNRGNSQSSPSSAESGRRPIYFPLFALDMHEEGRYMELADPRLMGRVAREEIEKLVRIALCCVQEEPNLRPSMANVVGMLEGVMPLGEPRIESLNFLRFYGRRFTEESRLGEDNEQNQPRLYRQPTGTNTSSSYNSLSYMSSQEVSGPR, encoded by the coding sequence ATGGGGTCCTCTGCCACCACCGCCACCGTTGCTTGGTCTTCATTTCTTTTGACTTCATCTTCCAACCCAAGAATTGCCATCATCTTCTTGTTCTGTGCACTCTTTCCCTCAGCTCTGTCCGGCACGGTTCCGTCTTCAATTACCCCGAACTTCACGGCTACTTACTACCATTACATAGATTCCTCCGGTGCATTTTTGGTTTCTCGTAACGGGTCTTTCGAGGCCCGGATAATCAACCCGAAACCCGAAAACCGAATTTTCTACCTTCTTGTTGTTCACGTTTCTTCAGGAGTTATTATTTGGTCCGCGAATCGTAATACCCCGATTTCAGAATCGTCGGAATTCCGGTTTTCAAGCGATGGGATGACTCTTTTCAACGATCAGAAGATACCCATTTGGTCAACGCCGCAGAATCTTGCTCCGGTTTCTTCTCTGCAGCTGATTGAATCCGGCAACCTGGTCATGCTCGACGGTGCTAACAAAACCGTGTGGGAAAGTTTTGATTTCCCCACTGACGTGATTGTTGCGGGGCAACGATTAAACGTTGGAGAATCGTTGGTGGCCTCTTATCAAGATGGGGATCCAGCTGAGGGCATCTATTCTTTTGTAGTTGGAAACAGCGACGCAATGCTGCAGTGGAATGGGATGAATTACTGGGAACTATCAATGACAGCTAATGCCGCCAGGAACACTAATTGGGCTGTTGAGTACATGGTGATGAATTATACAGGAGTGTATCTGATGGGAAAAAATGGTACACAAGTTGTGATTAGAATTGCGTTGTATAGTTCTGATGACGTTGTAGACGACCCATCGGCTTTTCGGATTATGAAGTTGGATTATAGTGGGGTGCTTAGCGTCTTGAAATTTAGTGGTGGATCAAGCAAGCAAGAGTTCAAGGCTCCTGATGATAGCTGCCGAATCCCAGTTACATGTGGGAAGCTTGGATATTGTACTAATGGAGGAATATGTCAGTGTGCACCGGGTTTCCACAGTGATCCCAGGACGAACAATCGGATTTGTGTGCCAACAGATGGGTCTTTGGCTTTGCCAGGTCCTTGTAATGGATCACAGCCGAATATAACCAATATAAAGTATTCGCCATTGGGGGTTGATGTGGATTATTTCTCCAATGACTTTTCCAATCCTGTGTTACATTATTCGAACCTTACTGCCTGTATGAATCTGTGCTCTGGCAACTGTTCTTGTTTGGGGTTTTTCTACAGCCAGGGTTCCGGATCATGTTACGTGATTGAAAACCAAATAGGTTCAATGATAACAAAATCGAGCTCGCCCACGGATGAGGATAGATTAGGATACATTAAGACTATACTCGTAGGAACTCAAATAGGTGTTACAGAGAGCAAGAAATCGGATTTCCCGGTTTTGGCAGCGATATTGCTGCCATCGTCAGTGGTGATGGCTATCGCTGTGGTCGCATTGCTGATTTGGTTGAGGAGACGTCGGATAAAGAGGTGGAGCATAAGTACAAATTCCAAGTTGGGCCGTGGTAATCCCATGTCTGCTGAGGAAGAGATGGACTTTGTTTCCATACCTGGGTTGCCGGTAAGATTTGGATATGAAGAACTTGTAATAGCAACAGAGAATTTCAAGACTCAAATTGGTTCTGGTGGATTTGGTACGGTATATAAAGGTACTCTTGAAGATGGTACGGATGTAGCGGTGAAGAAGATCACTTGTTTGGGAGCACGAGGGGCACAAGAATTCTTGACAGAGATTGCGGTTATCGGGAATATTCACCACATCAATTTGGTGAGACTGAAGGGGTTCTGTGCACATGGAGGGCAAAAATTCTTGGTCTATGAGTACATGGATCGGGGGTCTCTGGATGGCACCCTTTTTCGTGGTGAACCTGTTATGGAGTGGAAGGAGAGATATGAAATTGCGCTTGGAACAGCAAAAGGGTTGGCATATTTACACACTGGATGTGAACACAAGATCATTCACTGTGATGTCAAGCCAGAGAACATTCTCTTGCACGATAAATCTCAGGTGAAAATCTCCGATTTTGGGCTCTCAAAGCTCTTGAGTCCTGAAGAATCGAACTGGTTTACAACTCTCAGAGGCACAAGGGGTTACCTAGCTCCTGAATGGCTAACAAGTTCAGCAATTTCAGACAAGACAGACGTATATAGCTACGGAATGGTGCTTCTGGAAATCATAAGAGGCAAGAAGAATTCCTCTCCTCAAACCAGGAGTGCAAACTCAAGGACCGACAGTAACAGGGGGAACAGCCAGTCATCTCCTTCATCGGCAGAATCTGGGCGAAGACCAATTTACTTCCCCCTATTTGCATTGGACATGCACGAGGAAGGACGTTACATGGAGCTGGCAGATCCAAGGTTGATGGGGAGGGTTGCAAGAGAGGAGATAGAGAAACTCGTGCGGATTGCTCTGTGCTGTGTGCAAGAAGAACCCAACTTAAGGCCTTCAATGGCCAATGTGGTTGGAATGTTAGAAGGTGTAATGCCTTTGGGAGAACCAAGAATAGAATCGCTCAATTTTTTGAGGTTCTACGGAAGGAGATTTACTGAGGAGTCAAGATTGGGAGAAGACAATGAGCAAAACCAGCCAAGGTTGTACAGACAGCCAACGGGTACTAATACTAGCAGCTCATACAATTCTCTCTCTTACATGTCATCTCAAGAAGTCTCGGGTCCTAGATAG
- the LOC140807223 gene encoding uncharacterized protein isoform X1: MAFSSVPRFSTFSTFSLHISERSPSIQLPINHSSKFRNGDYRNTRLECKLQRCHAGAKEQRSGGSPATKKKKKPSSKNLIEDDFVIEKSGGVGGGGGVEVLESPSQPGYAALPLPKPPAGFVLDEQGRVLMASNKRIVRIVDSTNNLPLDCVIRRIFINSFGDECMLVCPVDMPVQILKSVNVEGWSAVSDEEVEAILPTAAYTLAKIHMHLVHSGFCYTARGGFCYSEKDIFEVHIDGGEDVDGLPTEGIEIACFHLDGSHYMIYTPSDPLLFVAVKDKNGALRIADDELLDDLAVVGAIDEETEFNALVQEEEAALLDSLLGKS; this comes from the exons ATGGCATTCTCCTCTGTTCCCAGATTTTCTACCTTTTCGACGTTTTCTTTACATATTTCGGAACGCTCTCCAAGTATTCAGCTGCCCATTAATCATTCTTCCAAGTTCAGAAACGGGGATTACAGAAATACGAGGCTTGAATGTAAATTACAGCGCTGTCACGCGGGAGCCAAGGAGCAACGGAGTGGTGGGTCGCCGGCGacgaagaagaaaaagaaacccAGTAGCaagaatttgatagaagatgaTTTTGTCATCGAAAAAAGTGGTGGGGTCGGCGGCGGTGGTGGAGTTGAGGTGCTAGAGTCACCGTCTCAGCCGGGGTACGCTGCGTTGCCGCTGCCAAAGCCGCCGGCTGGTTTCGTGTTGGATGAGCAAGGGAGAGTTCTGATGGCTTCTAATAAACGTATCGTCAGAATC GTCGATTCTACTAATAACCTTCCCTTGGATTGTGTTATAAGGAGGATATTTATAAATTCATTTGGAGATGAGTGCATGTTAGTCTGCCCAGTTGATAT GCCTGTTCAGATTTTGAAGAGCGTCAATGTTGAAGGATGGTCTGCT GTCAGTGATGAAGAAGTTGAGGCAATCCTCCCCACTGCAGCTTATACCCTTGCCAAAATACATATGCATCTCGTACACAGCGG ATTTTGTTACACGGCACGAGGTGGTTTTTGCTATTCAGAGAAAGACATATTTGAAGTTCACATAG ATGGTGGTGAAGATGTAGATGGTTTGCCCACTGAAGGCATTGAAATTGCTTGTTTCCATCTG GATGGTTCTCATTATATGATATATACGCCTTCTGACCCTCTGTTGTTCGTGGCTGTCAAG GATAAAAATGGTGCCTTACGAATAGCGGATGAT GAACTTTTGGATGATCTTGCTGTAGTCGGTGCAATAGATGAAGAGACTGAATTCAATGCCTTAGTG CAGGAAGAAGAAGCAGCTCTTCTTGACTCGTTACTTGGAAAAAGTTGA
- the LOC140807223 gene encoding uncharacterized protein isoform X2: MAFSSVPRFSTFSTFSLHISERSPSIQLPINHSSKFRNGDYRNTRLECKLQRCHAGAKEQRSGGSPATKKKKKPSSKNLIEDDFVIEKSGGVGGGGGVEVLESPSQPGYAALPLPKPPAGFVLDEQGRVLMASNKRIVRIVDSTNNLPLDCVIRRIFINSFGDECMLVCPVDMPVQILKSVNVEGWSAVSDEEVEAILPTAAYTLAKIHMHLVHSGFCYTARGGFCYSEKDIFEVHIDGGEDVDGLPTEGIEIACFHLDGSHYMIYTPSDPLLFVAVKDKNGALRIADDELLDDLAVVGAIDEETEFNALVEEEAALLDSLLGKS, encoded by the exons ATGGCATTCTCCTCTGTTCCCAGATTTTCTACCTTTTCGACGTTTTCTTTACATATTTCGGAACGCTCTCCAAGTATTCAGCTGCCCATTAATCATTCTTCCAAGTTCAGAAACGGGGATTACAGAAATACGAGGCTTGAATGTAAATTACAGCGCTGTCACGCGGGAGCCAAGGAGCAACGGAGTGGTGGGTCGCCGGCGacgaagaagaaaaagaaacccAGTAGCaagaatttgatagaagatgaTTTTGTCATCGAAAAAAGTGGTGGGGTCGGCGGCGGTGGTGGAGTTGAGGTGCTAGAGTCACCGTCTCAGCCGGGGTACGCTGCGTTGCCGCTGCCAAAGCCGCCGGCTGGTTTCGTGTTGGATGAGCAAGGGAGAGTTCTGATGGCTTCTAATAAACGTATCGTCAGAATC GTCGATTCTACTAATAACCTTCCCTTGGATTGTGTTATAAGGAGGATATTTATAAATTCATTTGGAGATGAGTGCATGTTAGTCTGCCCAGTTGATAT GCCTGTTCAGATTTTGAAGAGCGTCAATGTTGAAGGATGGTCTGCT GTCAGTGATGAAGAAGTTGAGGCAATCCTCCCCACTGCAGCTTATACCCTTGCCAAAATACATATGCATCTCGTACACAGCGG ATTTTGTTACACGGCACGAGGTGGTTTTTGCTATTCAGAGAAAGACATATTTGAAGTTCACATAG ATGGTGGTGAAGATGTAGATGGTTTGCCCACTGAAGGCATTGAAATTGCTTGTTTCCATCTG GATGGTTCTCATTATATGATATATACGCCTTCTGACCCTCTGTTGTTCGTGGCTGTCAAG GATAAAAATGGTGCCTTACGAATAGCGGATGAT GAACTTTTGGATGATCTTGCTGTAGTCGGTGCAATAGATGAAGAGACTGAATTCAATGCCTTAGTG GAAGAAGAAGCAGCTCTTCTTGACTCGTTACTTGGAAAAAGTTGA